The Electrophorus electricus isolate fEleEle1 chromosome 15, fEleEle1.pri, whole genome shotgun sequence genome segment ATATCCCAGGAATTAAAGGAGTTCAGCCCAGAAGAATGCAATATTAGGAATAGCTACAGCTGTATATTGTGGGCAGATATTTATTCAGTAGCagatataaaacatattaatatTCAATTCAGACAGTTAtgctttttgtttaaaaataaaggacATAAACCTCTTAATAGGATTAACAAAATTAGGTAAAGCCAGAAAGATATGCTTACAGGACCAGAAGTTGCTGAGCTGACTGTTTCATCGCGAGCTTGGCTGCTGGGAAAAGCAGGGTGTAATGCAGTAACTTGCTCAGAAGCTGTGCTCATTACATACATAAgaatgagaggtgtgtgtgtgtgtgtgtgtgtgtgtgtgtggttttttccctctctcgtttatacacacacacactactctcatTCTTATGTACCCTCTCAGCTGGAAAATTGCAACCTTTCTCATTGTTGAGCGAGAGAGACTAAACTAGTCTGCACTCACTCTTTCCAATATCGGTTTAGTTATAAAGGAGCATTTCAGTGCTGCAAGTCCATCATCTAACTATATCTAGTGAGCAAATTCTGTGTATAAATGCAAAGTATACACGgttaatattcaaaatattttcaagTTTCTGATAGCTTGtgtatttttcatatgttctGCTTACAACAGCAGtctaaatgggggggggggaggcgtTTGTTGTagcaacaaataattaaatatcaaatatttgtCTTAATGATGCAGAGTGGTTGATTACTGCTGAACATAAAAGGGATATTGTTAACGAACTAGCTGACAGTTGTTCAGGTTAATAATGGCTGACACCAGTTCTGGATAAAAGgcctttcatttttcttcttggtGGTTTTCTCTTCTCATCAGTGGTTGCCAGTGGATAAGTGTTTTCTTCAGGTTACTGACtttgtgggggtggtggtggtgtaggaAGTGTTTCAGATTCAGCAGTTGGTTCCAAAGCACGATCAAGATCTACATCTTCAAAATGAGGTGGAGCAACAGTAGTGTTCCCCAAGGGTGTAAATGGAATGGTTTCATCAGAGTGAGGCGTTTGTTGGATGCTCAGACTGATGGCAGGAACAGTGGGTGTGTTCGCCGTTTCAGCAGCGGAGATGTCTGATGGAGGGGACGCAGCGGGTTGACTTTGATCTGTGTGGTGCGTCTGGATCTgttctttttccatttctgctttGCCAGCTTCTGCTAGGACATCGTCTTCCACATTTCTGCCAAATGTACAACCTCCTGAAACGTCCACCATGTGGAGGTTATCCTCCGGCAGCATCGCGAGCCGATTGGACAGCTGCTGCGGCAGAAATGAATGTAGGGAGATCCTTTTGGACTTATTTTGGTGGAACGGCTCACTCGGCAGGTTGGGCTCTATACTACCTTCAAGGAATGGCGAGGGACCGGCCCAGTCAGAATTAATAatttgctttttcttcctgCGATGATTCCTTACCAAGATCATCACAATCATTATGAGCATAAGAACCAGAACTCCGGTGATCACGCTCGCCACTATGGGTCCTGGATTACTTTTGCTTCCTTTGTGTCTTCCCTGCTTTGTCCTGGCCTCCCCTTCGTTTTGTGTTCCTGGAGGTTTTGAGGTCTCTGCTTTGGTGGGCTGCATTATATTCCCTTCCTTTGGCTTGGTCGCATGTGTCTTTCCTGGTTGAGTGGTGGAAGTCTTTCCTTCTCTAGTCATACCGCCAGTGTCTTGTTTGCCGGTAGTTATTTCATTATTGGTTGCGGTAGTAGTGAGGATCTCTGTGTTAACAGTAGAAATAAGACCAGAGGAAGGTGCTGTCTGATTTGTGGGGTGAGTTTGTGGTAATGTGACTCCCATTTTGGAAGAACTGATACGAGCGGGGTTATATGTTTGGGCACTGTTATCAAGCGACATCACATCTGAATGATTTCTGGCTAAAGTAGTAGCTTTGATTCCTTCGTTTTCTTGGTTCTCTGAAGAATGCTCTGTAGTCTGTATTATTGTCAGAGGATGCACCAGCACCTTTTCTACTTCTTTTGTGACAACTTCTGAAGGGCTTTTTGTTGGGCCTTTTGTGTCAGTGGAATTTGTATGGATTTGAGGCAGTGTGTGCAATATTTGATGCTTGACCAGCATTCTGCTGGCTTCCTTTGTAGTCTCCTTTGATTTAGTTTGGTTATGTTGAAGAAGGTTCTCTTTCATCCTTCCTCCTAAGGGGCCCTGAGAGAACAAATGTGAAGATGATCTGCTTTTTTCTGTAGAGAATCTTTCTATGGTGGTTTGGCCCTTTGCATGGGTCATAACTGAAATGAATTCTGAGGGTAATTTAGAAGAGGAGATGGCATTTTGAGTTGTAGACTCTGTAGCATGTTTATCTGAGTCTTGCTTAGAGGGAGAAATGTCGGTCTCTGCGTTTGTAGCTATATCTCTTATGGCTATTTTATGTCGAGTTTTCATACCCTTTTTTTCTGTGGCAGTGGAAGAGCCTTTGGTCTTT includes the following:
- the LOC113584517 gene encoding protein EVI2B: MSRLDKITYEEHIMKTIFSTVLLVLVLPWKLNGDITLSPNAFNQDEGTSESHKFSSITEGSTTVLQVQDEYTTLTTDPHIKYPNALDGTSVEISHGGALPINSTTVEAIFLLNSSTKTKGSSTATEKKGMKTRHKIAIRDIATNAETDISPSKQDSDKHATESTTQNAISSSKLPSEFISVMTHAKGQTTIERFSTEKSRSSSHLFSQGPLGGRMKENLLQHNQTKSKETTKEASRMLVKHQILHTLPQIHTNSTDTKGPTKSPSEVVTKEVEKVLVHPLTIIQTTEHSSENQENEGIKATTLARNHSDVMSLDNSAQTYNPARISSSKMGVTLPQTHPTNQTAPSSGLISTVNTEILTTTATNNEITTGKQDTGGMTREGKTSTTQPGKTHATKPKEGNIMQPTKAETSKPPGTQNEGEARTKQGRHKGSKSNPGPIVASVITGVLVLMLIMIVMILVRNHRRKKKQIINSDWAGPSPFLEGSIEPNLPSEPFHQNKSKRISLHSFLPQQLSNRLAMLPEDNLHMVDVSGGCTFGRNVEDDVLAEAGKAEMEKEQIQTHHTDQSQPAASPPSDISAAETANTPTVPAISLSIQQTPHSDETIPFTPLGNTTVAPPHFEDVDLDRALEPTAESETLPTPPPPPQSQ